From Heliangelus exortis chromosome 11, bHelExo1.hap1, whole genome shotgun sequence:
CCTCCTCCCTGCCatcttccccccaccccccatcgCTGACTGGTTTGGAGTGGGTGTCACTGGGCCTGGGGACAAGAGAAGGTGTCTGTCACCACGCTTTGGGCTTGGAGCCTTTGTCCTTGGCTCTGTGGGAACTGTGACGCCCCACAAAGCCTTTCTTCCTGGTGCAGGGGGGAGTGTTTGGAGTTGGTGTTTTGGCTGATGCTCTGGGGCAGGGGAGCCTGGAAGGGGCAACCTGTCACCCCCAGCAGTGTCCAGACAGTCCCCAGGGTTGTCCCCCCATCAGACCTGAGCTTTATGAAGTCTAACACAGTTTATTTTGCCCCCTAAAGCATTTCGATCGTTTCTTTTGCAGCCCAAACATTTCTCTCCTTGGCAGATGGGGTGGCATCTCTCCTTTCCACCGGGGTGGCAGGGGCCACCCGCCAGCCTCACCCTTTGtcacccccccccagctctgtccgTCACCTGGCAAAGGGGATGATGCTCAGCAATCCCTGCCCCAATGTCAGTCCGACCCAGCGGCGGGGCGAAACGCCCGGTGCCCATCCCCGCGTCCCTGGGGCGGCCGTGACGAGAGCATCTTGCCTTGAGCGAGGGGATAAGAGCGAGGCcaccctccccctcctccccccacccgCTCCCATGCTGGCCCGCGCTGCTCCCAGGACGGGCGCCTTGAGGGGACCTCCGTGTGTCCCAGCCAGGGGATGCCACCGGGATCGGGGGGCTGCCCCCTCGCTGCGTGGGGGCCCCGTCCCATCCGCTCCTCGCCCCTTCGAGCAGGTGCCGGGCGACTGGCGAGGGGGATGGCTCAACCTCTACCGCTTCTGGCGGGAGGGCGGCTTGCACCACCTCCACCACATCATGGCCCGCAAGTTCCAGCAGTTCGGACCCATCTACAGGTGAGGCAGCGTCTCCCCCTCTgactccccagctccagcatcctCCCCCCGGGCTCTTGTTCCAGCATCTTCCCCCctgcctcccagctccagcaccccccTGGTCCCCAGATCCAGCACCCCCTGCGCCCCAGCTTTGGcattccccctgcccccccccccagctccagcacccctTGCCCCTCAGCCTTGGCACCACCCCTGCCCCTGTCTCCAGacccccctcctgctcctcacctccagcCCTCCAGCTTTGACACCCCCCCCACACTGCCCCTTGGATCCAGCACTCCCACAGCTCCAGCATTCCCCCTgcgcccccccctccctccccccccagcttcAGCATCCCATTGCCCCCCAGTTTTGGCATTTCCCCTGCTACCCCCCCAATTCCAGcatcccccctgctcccctcctcctgaACCCCCTTGCCCTCCATCAAACCCCCcacccagctcttcccagcccagctcaggtgAGAGGGGAGCAATCCATGGCCGAGCTGTGAGCACTGGCCAGGCTCAATGCCACGgtgaggggggagaggggagactCACAAGGGTGGAGGATGGAAgtgctctgctcccccccaccccagcgATCTCCAAAGATCTGGAGTTGCCATCCCCAGACATCTGAGgaccgggggaggggggggcggtggaggaggggagggtATCTGTGTCACAGAACCCCCTGCTGAGCCCTGCGGACCTGAtcctgctgggtgctgagctcctgcctcCGGGGGGGATGGGACCTCTGGGCAGGGTTTTGGGAGCACTGGCAAAAGTTTGTTGATGTGGGGAGGTGAGGGGCTGCGAGGGGGTACGGGGAGGGTGGGGATGTGTGGGGGGGTCAGCCCTACATCTGAgtccccctctgcccccctggCAGGGAGAAGCTGGGTGTCTATGAGAGCGTGAACATCATCAGCCCCCGGGATGCTGCCACCCTGTTCCAGGCTGAGGGGACACTGCCGGAGCGGTTCAGCGTGCCCCCCTGGGTGGCTTACCGGGACTACCGCAACAAACCCTACGGGGTGCTCCTCAAGTGAGTGGGGGGCACCCCCTAAAAAAGGGGCTCCCAGGTCCTGTGGCAAAAGCCGTGGCACACGGGAGGGGGGACGCTGGAGTAGCAGGAGGGCGGTGGCACCGTTGGCTGTCCCCAGGCTTTATGGGGTGACGTTATCCACGGTTTGGAGGCTTGGTGACCTTGATGTGTCCCCCCACCTTGTCTGGTGTCCCTCAGGACAGGGCAGGCCTGGCGCTCCGACCGCCTGATGCTGAACAAGGAGGTGCTGTCACCCCTGGCTGTGGAGGGGTTCGTGCCCCTGCTGAGTGAGGTGGGTGAGGACTTTGTCCGGCGGGCACGAGCCCAGGCGGGGAAGAGCGGCCGGGAGCACTGGACGGCTGACTTCACCCATGAGCTCTTCCGCTTTGCCCTGGAGTGTGAGTGTCTGACAGACGTCTCCCCtacacccccaaatccccctctTTGGGGCGCCCGAGATGGGCAccttgctgccctgccctggcttCACCTCCGGAGAGGGGCAAGCAAAGACCCTCCAGGGTCTGGAGGGGTGTCCTCTCTCCAGGCTCTCATGGGCTGGTGGTCACCAACTCTGCTCCACGTGGCCGGGATGCTCAGAGAGAGCAGGAGGCCATGGCAGATCCCAGTAGCCACAGACAGGCTGGAGCTGGCCatgggagggtggaggggatggggatgagccCACTCCTGTCTGAGTCCTCTGGTGGGTGCTGTTCTCCCAGCCGTGTGCCGTGTGCTGTACGGAgagaggctggggctgctgcaggacttCGTGGACCCCGAGGCTCAGCGCTTCATCGATGCCGTCGCCCTGATGTTCCACACCACCTCGCCCATGCTCTACCTGCCCCCTGCCCTCCTCCGCCACCTGAATGCCAAGACCTGGAGGGACCATGTCTGGGCCTGGGATGCAATCTTCTCCCAGGGTGAGCCTTGCACGCACCTCCCTGTGTCAGTCCCTCTGAGGCTTCAGGGCAGAGCCTCCTCTCACCACCACTGAGATGCTCTCCTGAGTCCCACTACCCAGGGCCACTAAGGCCAGGAAGGGTTTCCATGTGGCATCTGCCCCACTGGGGCTTGTGGGATGGAGCTGAGTGAGGCACCAGCCAGGAGTGATGGTGGGCATCAAGTTGAGGGGAGCAACTctcccagaggagctggagggctTAGAGAGCTCTCGACACCCGGGACAACCTTGCAGGTTGTCCCCCTCTGGTGTCCCCCACCCaggtcctgcagcagggacaaCTCTCATGGAAAAGCCGCTCATGGAAAAGTCAGCAACGTCTCAGAGGTGCCACATCTggtgccttcctcctcctgcgGGAGCGAGGCCATGCCATGTCTCCGTGTCTCTCCTCAGCTGACAAATGCATCCAGAACGTCTACCGGGACCTGCGGCTGCAACGCAAGAGCAGCAAGGAGTACATGGGCATCCTCTGCAGCCTCATCATGCAGGACAAGCTGCCCCTGGATGACATCAAGGCCAGTGTCACCGAGATGATGGCAGGCGGGGTGGACACGGTGAGGAGCGGGCAGGGTtggtgggtgaggagaaggtCCTGGCGGGCCCTGAGCTTtgctctcctgctccccagacATCTATGACTCTGCAGTGGGCCATGTTTGAGCTGGCCCGGTCCCCGGGGGTCCAGGAGCAGCTGCGGGCTGAGGTCCTGGCTGCCAAGCGGGAGGCAGGGGGGGACAGGGTGAAGATGCTGAAAACCATCCGGCTGCTCAAAGCTGCCATCAAGGAGACACTCAGGTGAGGAGAAGTCCCTGCTGAAACCCACCCCTGgcctcttccctccccacatCTCTGACACTGCTGGGATGTCACACGTCGAGGTGGGACGTGGCCGGGCCAGGATGTCCCCAAGATCAGGTTTGTGGGCTGTGTCCCCCCTGCAGGCTGCACCCCGTGGCGGTCACCCTGCAGAGGTACACCACGCAGGAGGTCATCCTCCAGGATTACTGCATCCCTCCCAAGGTGAGGATGGCCACGGGGGTCCCTCCTTACCCCAGTCTGCTTtgtggggagcagaggtgggACCCGGGgcatggggggggggtgtgacATGGGGGAAGCAGCCTCGGGGCTGGTCCCAGCATCCTAATCCGGCTCCACCGggcttctccttccccccagaCACTGGTACAGGTGGGTCTCtatgccatgggcagggatgctgagGTCTTCCCCAAGCCGGAGCAGTTCATCCCCCAGCGCTGGCTGGCAGCTGGCCCCAAGCACTtcaagggtttggggtttggttttggccCCCGGCAGTGCCTGGGCCGCCGGATCGCCGAGCTGGAGATGCAGCTCTTCCTCATGCACGTGAGCATCCCGCTGCGGAGGGACCTGGAGCTCTGGAAGGAACCTGGGATGGTGCCACCCCTGGTGTTCTCCACCTGCTCTTTTCTCCACCATCCCAGATCCTGGAGAACTTCAAGATCGAAACCATGCGAGCGGTGGAAGTAGGGACCAAGTTTGACCTCATCCTCATTCCGGACAAACCCATCTACCTGACCTTACGGCCCCTCAAGGCCCAGGCGTGAGGAACCCCACCTTTGGTGAcaccccccttctcccccccacACGTGCTTTTGCCTCTGGCCCCAGGGGTGTCATCCAGGGGACAGCTGAGATGATTTCAGGGCCGCGGCCTTGGCTCTGCCACGTCCCCGCCGTGCTCGCACCCGCTCAAGGCTGCGCTTACGCCACGGGCAGATAACCCGGAGCCACCCCGGCCCCGAGACCCCcaggggaggatggggaggggtgCACCCCGCCTTGCTGTCCCCGTGTCATCCCCAGCGACCGCAGATACCCTCGCtgacacctccccccccccccccccccccgccttgAAACATTTTGCTTCGCCTCGGCGATTCGCTCTGTGATTTCGTCCCGCGGAAAAGCACCGACTCCTCTGGGagtccctctgtcccaccagGAGTGGGtcagggcagggggggcaggggatgggCTCTTCTTCTGGGGGTCACCAGAAGGTTCTGAGGGGGGAAATAATGGGAAAAGGTCTCAGGAAGGGTTTCaatcccctcccctcctcctcctcctcactgccctgggctctgggtTGTGGGGGGGGGAACTATCCCAGGATGCCAGAACCTAAATCCCACCCCACCCTGTGTGCAAAGGGAGGgctttccctcccccagcagcccccctggggtgtccccatccccccgGGGGTCTCACCATGGTGGGTCCCTGGGGGAAGCCATGCTCCTGCTCCCTCAGGTGTTTCCgcagctcctgcttctcccGGCCCCACTTTCTCGCTGTCTGCTCCAGCTGGGACAGACCTGAACCATGTTGGCTTCTTCTcgaagctgggagggggggtAGAGGTGCTCCCCCCACCAGGTCCCATCCCATagccccccccccatctcctggTGTGCTGGAGAGTGGTCTCCTACCTGCCTCTCCAGCACTCGCCCACGGGCTTgtgcctcctccagcctggccagcAGTGACAGCTTCTCCAGGCCACCAAAACCACCCTGTGGGCCAccagaagagaggagaggtACAGACAGTGCTGGATAACCCCATCCcactcccctcccaccccttgCTCATGGTAGGGATCAAGCCACGAGGGTGGCCATCACCCCACGGAGCTAGAGGTGCCACCTGGGGGGTGGCTGGTGTCCACACCCCCGGTGTTGCTTTCTGGGgtgccacagctctgcccccCATGTCTCACCATCAGGGCTGGGGGCCGTGGGGCCCCGtggggtgaggggctggggggggcagCCAGCTCCTCCCGCAGCCGTCGGTTCTCGGCCAGCAGCGCAGCATAGACCTCCCCAGGGAGGGCTTCAcctgtgggatgggatgggatgcaCTGGAATGTGTCCTTcacctccccagcacacagACAGAGGGACTGGGAACAAGTCCCCACCTCCCCCACGTGTAGGACTGGGTCACAGGGGGCTCGGGACCTCCTCTGGTTcaaagcagagggaggagatTGCCACAAAAGGAGTCATGCAGCTGTTTCTGGGTGTCCCCCCCCAAAGGTccttgtcacttttttttttttttgcacgCACCCGCTGGCTTCTGTGTGCTCGTGCCCACCCCAGccagcttctcctgcagcaCTTGCTCCATCACCTTGATCACctgtgggagagcagagctgtccCCATGTCACCAGCTGTCCCCATGTTGTCACCCATGTCACCATGCCTGGCTGGGGTGATCCTCACATCTCCCCAGCCACTGTGACCCTGGCCCCGGGTAGAACCCATGGAGAGCTGGAATGGGCCAGAAGGTCCCAAAGAGCCTTGTGCCTCCCAGGCTGCCACTTGTGTCCCcctctctcacctcctcctgctgccgCACCGTCTGCTCCAAGCCCTTTCCCTTGGCCACCTTCTCCAGGCACCTCCTCAGAGCAgcttgctgctgcctctgggatTGCTgaagcagcaccagctccttcTCCCGATCGTTTTTCTGGGTGGCAGGAAGGAGTAAAGCTCCTGGGGGACTCCATGCTGACCCTCAAGTCTTGGGGCATCTCTCGTAGGGCTGGGAGAGCCTCGGGATGGGGGTCCCGGGGGCTCTGGGGAGCCGTGATGGTCTCCCCGCTGCCCTCCGGCTCCTCCACCCCCCTGCCCGGACACCCCCTGCCCACTCCCACCCCCATCCCTACCCGGATCAGCTCGTTCTGCAGTTTCTGGACCTGGTCCTTCAGCCTCCTCATCTCCACCGTGCTAATTGCCAGCTTGTGCTTGAGGGTGGCTGCAAGAGCCCATGCCACATCCTCACCACCGATCCAGGGGACAGCACGGTCCCCACCACTCTGCCCCGGTTTccaccctcctccccttccccgtCACGCACCCAGCCtgtccagcagctcctccctggtCATGACATCCAGGTCCCCATCAGCCAGCAGCGtctgtcccagctcctccccCCGGGCGAGGCTGCGCCGCAGGTGCCCGTTCTCCACCTCCAGGCTGGTGACATGCTGCCGCAGGGACAGCAGGTCCCCTGCCATCCGCTTCAGAGCCAGACGGTAGCTGCTCTCCTCCTGacagcccagagcagagctgctgacacCCATTTCCCACCCCCACGTCCCCCTTCGTGACCCCACACCAAGAGCTCAGCTGAGGATATTTGTCTTGAAGGTCAGACCCCACCAGGAAGGAGCCAAGAAACAtcccattttctctctctttctgagCTCAGCCATCCTTCTCTTCATCATCCATCCGTCCATCctgctctccttccttttccttccttccttccttccttccttccttccttccttccttccttccttccttccttccttccttccttccttccttccttccttccttccttccttccttccttccttccttccttccttccttcctttcctttcctttcctttcctttcctttcctttcctttcctttcctttcctttcctttcctttcctttcctttcctttcctttcctttcctttcctttcctttcctttcctttcctttcctttcctttcctttccctccaccTCACCCCTCTCCACTCTGCAgtcccccttctccccttgcATTTCCCCAGCTCTTCCCACCCCTGTACCCCGGGGGGTACAGGATCTCTCTCACAGacatggggggggggtgtcctgCAGTCCCCCCCCCGAATCCCTCCCTGCCAGGCTTGGCTGTGGGAAGGAGCCTGGCAGTGGGGTCCTTGGGCAGGAGGAGCCCTGAGCCTTCAgcctccccatcccccctctcccagccttGGGAATGGCCTTGGAGGGGGGGTCCAGGGCATGGGGAGTGGGGACAGAAGTATCACACTGGGAAAAAGGGGGTTGAGGGGGGACAGGTGATGCCACAGGCCTGGTTCCTTCCTCCCCATCTGCCCTGGAACTGGTCCCTGCCCAAGATAAAGCCACCTCCAAGGGCAGCTtctgtccccagggcagcctTGGGGACACTGCTGTCCCTTCCACTGGCCCCCACTCACCCCCTCCCTTCCAGTCTGCCCAGCACTCACCTGCTCCTGGGGGGCACCCATGACCTCCTGGGACCTGTGGAGCAGAGAGTGGGGGGGACAGGCAGCCTTGGCCAGCTGCTCCCCATGGAAATGACAGCAAAGCCTTGGCTGAGGAATCCTCCGTTGGAGCTTTACCAGGAAGGGGGGGGTCGGGAGGGGGACAGGAAGGGTTGgagcccagaggagctggggtgaAAGTGGACggtgatggagcaggaggagaagctgctgggtgggggggatggaggaaggTGATAAACCATCCCGAGGAGGATGAGAAGAAGGACccaaggaggagaagggggaagggggtggTGCTGCAAACCCCCTACCTCTGCTCTGCCCGCGGCGCTCCGGTTCCCTGCGGGAAGGGCAGTTTTCCAGGCAGGATCCTGGCCAGAGCATCAGCCTCCGGAAGGGACCCATCATCTCGGTGGAGCTGGCATGGAGACACGGGAGCGGTGGGCAAGGCTGAGGAGCAGGCTGGGGAGAGCCCCCCCCATTCCCGAGGGGAGCAGTGAggtcccacagccccccccatccccccgcTGCTCACAGTGCAGGAGCAGGGCCTGTAGTACAGCCTCAGCCCCGCTCCTGGGGGGCTCCGGGATGCCCCCCCCGGCATCCCCCCTGCCCGCAGGAGCCTCCCTGGGTTCTGCCTGCCCCAAACAAGGCTCCGCAGCTATCCCGGGGGATTTACGGCCATgcgggaaggaggggggggtcGCAAGGGGAAATCAAgatggggtggttttttttggtttgctctCCGCTAGCAAAAGGGTTTTGGCAGCGGCGGGGGGGAAGGTCCCGGCGGTGCGGCTGTTGCTACAACACAACCCTGCCCTTTGCAGCTCCGCCCCGTGACAGCCGAAAAACACCCAGGAGGGtgcaggctctgccctgccGGCAGCAGGGACCCCACGGGGGTGACCCGGTGGCAGCCACCGCCGGGTCCCACAGCTTCCAGGTAGCTCTGAGGGTGACAGCATCTCTGCCTGCCCTGTGAGGTTTTTCCAGGCTCTGGGAGGAGGGGATAAACCATTCCCAGCTGTTAGTCCCAGCGCTGACAGGCACCAACCACCCCACTTtgtcccagcaggagctggcggggggggggggacagagcTGGAGGGGTTTGAACACATTTTCCCTGAAGATTCCTATCTCCAATACACCAGGAGatggctgctcctctccttcccGCAGGGATATGGGATGAAAGGTTGAAAATCCATGTCTGAAATGATGGAAGCTTTGAAACTCCTGCCGCTTGCtagttgttttttaatatattttttccccctcataaTTTCCGAGCCTCTGTAGCTTCTCCTGACTTTAAAGCCTTTCATCCACCCCGGCTGGctgcctccctccttcccatATTTGCTTAAGCTGAGTTCAcggtgttttttttttttttattattattattttaatatttacttaACAAAATGCTCTGAGACACTTTGATCCTGGAATCGCTTCATCTCCAGACAGAGCAAAGCAAGCAAAGGAGAGGCTGGCAACAAACCTCCACAGGAGGCAGGTGGGGAGCCAAAATGGCCCAAAATTAGGGGTGTCAGAGGGTGCGGTGTCAACGTAGCAAGgcctggctggggaggggagggctgaGGATGGGCCAACTCGCTTCACTTGTGGGGTGGCAGGGAGGCATTGGAGCCCCAGCCTCTTCTGCAGCACAATCTCCCTCCAGCCTGACAAATAACACGTCCCTGGATGAGTATTAAACCCAATTCCTTAATTGTTCTGATGATGGGATAAGCTCGGATTTACATatctgagggggaaaaaaaaatgctgcagcagcttAGGAAGatcagaggggggaaaaaaaaaatcccattttcccctcttttctgtACCAGAAGCTCATTAAACCATCAGGAGATAATAAAGACTTCATTTGCTTTGCCCAGTGTCCTCATAAACCTTCCCCAGCCCCTTGGGACATAGGGACAggcaaggggagggaggggaggggggtgttTGAATATCAGGTGCCTGGGACCTGCTGGCACCCAAACCCATCCTTAGGATGGTGGAAGGGTGGATCTGAGGGGACAActgttgggtattttttttattttttgtttgtttgttttccccttctACCTCCAAACCCACAGCCCCCGGGGGGGATTTGTAGATCCTGCTGGGAAAACAGAGAGATTTTCAGCACCTTGGCAGGAtgcagcagaaaggcagcaaatAATCCGGTTTTATCTGATTGAACCAAGGCTGAACTCCCTCCCCatgcaccctgggctggggttgggggggtgtCTGAGGGGGTATATTAGCCATCACATTACAATTCAATTTAAGAGTTAATTGGATTGCATTGAAAAACGCTTAATGGGAGCCGATTTGACCTAATGGAGACCCCACATCTCCCACTCCTTTCCCCTCCAGGAGGCTGGGGTTAGGAGGGGGGGATCACCATTCCCAggccagctgctggctgctgatAGCGTGGGGAGCAAGGACATAAAAGCCTCTGGATGACACCAGGTAACTCGGGGAGGTGTAAAGACATCCCCTCCCTGGACTCCCCACCCCCTTGCCTGCTTCTTACAGATAAGGCTTAAGAAAGCCACTGGTGGGGCCTGTGATTCCTCTGCGAGTCGCTGGTGGTTTATTTTgctcaaaggaaaaagaagaaaagcaaaggaaaaaaaaaaaaaaaaatcaaaaagaaaattggcaGGGAAGAAGCGGGATGACTTTCCAGGAGCAAACTCTGGCTGACTCAGCTCCTGAAAaccagtttttctttcctccctctgcacagagctgctttggggagggatggggacagctggggTGATATCCCCAAGGGATGGTGACCAGGAGAAGATTGGGCTTCCCAGTTCAGgtctctcctcctcccagcagctttgcagtgTTCACCCATGCTCATTCCTGACCACAAACTGGCCTGACCAACCTGAAAAAGACAACCCCTCCcttaaatcaaataaaaaagagggAGACAGGCTACAGCTGTTACCCTGCCTTCCCAATGGGTCTTTGCACcctgccttttctcttctgagaaAACATTCACTTCTGCTTTAAGATAAACAGGTTCCTAGTAGCTGGGGAtatgaagaaaaggagaaatatcACCAAAGCCCCCCAGTACCACTGGGAGACTTGGCAGGACATGCCAGCTCAGTTTTCCCAAGCATCCCTCTGAAAATCTGTGCGTGGGACCTGAGTTAAACACCCTCCCTTAGCCACCATGCCCCGTTGccctcagcacccaccacccTGAGCCAGAGAGCCCCAGCCTTAATTAATTAGGATCAGGAGAGGCTGATTGGCCTCGAAATGAATCACAgtcacagaattactgaggctggaaaaggccTCTGAGATCAAGACCTAACCCCACCACATCGgacagcccatggcactcagtgccacctcagcctttcctgaaacacctggagggatggggactccaccacttccatcccagtgcctgagCATCTTCTCCATGAGGAAAAGCTTCCTGaaatccaacctaaatctcccctggggcagcttcaggccatgccctctcctcctgtcatcccttgcctgggagaagagcctgaccccaACCCCCACCTGACTACAACCTCCCTCATGAAGATTCCTGAGCCCTTCTGGGATGTGTTCACTGAGGGTTCAGCAGTGCCACCAGGGCTGGGTTGGAGCAGAACACACATCCATGTCCTGGTGCgacccagggagggggggggcacaTCAAGGGACATCAAGGAACCCACCCTCTCCTAGGGCAGTATGCTGGGCATAAACATCACCTGGGCTCACATTAGCTGCTTTCTGTGCCCCTTGTTAATTGGCTTAATTCAATTAACCTGGGGAATTCTAGCAGGGGAAACCTGCCCTTACCCTCCGAGCCGTACCTGTGGGTGCTCAGGCACCCATGGGTGGTCGGCCCTCTGGTAAACATTCCCAGCCCCGGGAAGAGGACCCTGGCTACAAACCCACCCTTACCCCTGGATGTTGGCTGGGGAGATCAGCTTCCAAAGCAAATTTAGGAGCAATGTGGGGCTGACGCTAGATGGGGCTGGAGCCCCGCACggggccggcggcggcgggggggtGTGCGGGGGAAGCCCGACCGCAGCCTCCCGGCCCTGGCCCGGCCTTCCAGCATCCTCAGCCCGGGGGTTCCTTCGTCCCCTGCAGCACCTTCTCCCCTCGCAGCACCCTCACCTGTCACAGCATCCTCTGTCCTTGCAGCACCCTCTCCCCGTGCAACATCAtcacctcctgcagcaccctCTTCTCCTTGCACCATTCTTTTCCCCCTCGGCACCTCCACGCTTTGCAGCACCCTTGGCCCTTGTAGCATCTTCACTCGTTGCAATATTTGTTACCTTTTGCGTCCCCTCTCCCCTCGCAGCTCCCTCTGCTTTTGCATCCCCCTCACCCCTTGCAGCACCCTCACCCCTCGCACCCTTCTAAAGGGGTCCTGATGCTGCTGGCAAGCAAGAAACATCTCTCCCACCCCTCCTACCTGTGCTACCAGCCCctgctggggtttggggggacAGGCTGCACATCTGGGCTCCTGCAGAGCCGCGGGGATACGTGCAGTTCTGGGAACAAAATCCCAGCAGGAAACCCAAGATATTTACTtgtcccagccccacagaggCCTTCGGTTTGTAAAAACCCCCTCCCCTCATTCCGTGTGTGAGTCAGGGGAATAGGGGTaatgggagaggggaaagaaaggcttgaagaagaagcagcaaatgTTTGAAGAGGCTGGAGAAAACGCCCTTCTAATCGTTAAGTGCTGCTTGTAAATTATTCATCGTCTAGTAAGAGAGGCGCAAATCCATTCAGGGAGAGGGCAGAAGGACAAGAAAACATCCCTGGGCTGAtcccagcacaggaaaataCGCTCGGGTTGAGCTCAGAGTAAACCTCAGCCTCAGGCTGGGGAAGCTCATCCAGCAGGAACCAGCCCCAAACCTTGCTGAACCCAAGCCCGGGGTTTCATATCCCAGCACAAACCCACAGAAGGTTTTCTGCTTCCGCGGGACCAGGGCACGGCAGGGTTATCCCATCTCTGGTAACATTCCCCACCACCACTTCGTTTTCCTTGTGTcgtgccccccacccctggTTTTTAATGAAGGCATTAACGAGCAGATCTGGAGCGGGACCTCCAAAGCcgcagggcagggatggggatccGGGTTTGATCAGCGGGAGTGGAGCGGGAAGAAGTGACAGGGCTGTGATCAGGCAAGTgtctccccccccagccctgccaacccctcccagcccctcctgtcATGTCCCGGCTCCCTCCCGCACACACACTCCATTAGGAGGGTGTCAGCCCTGATTCCTGGGGCTGTCAGGAGATGGGCTTTCCAAGGCTTCCCAAGCAAATCCCCCGCCATGCAATGCAAGCCGagtgaaaataatttgtgctttaggggaaaaaagcccacaaaaaaacaaTGGGCTGGCTAaggttggggagggggaagtAATCTGACCAGCAACCCTTTCTAGTGTTTCTAACCAGCAaaagggcagggctgggtgtgcCCAGGGCTTCTGCAATCCTTTTTTCATCCTCTCATTGCTCCACTCACGCTTTCAAATGGGATGCTGGCAGCATCCTTGAAACCActtcccaccctccctctctccatggctgcagggatgCTCCGAGAGGATGCAGCGAGCTGGGTGTGAGGATGCTCGGAGCATAAGCACAAGCAAGAGGGCTGCAGATGGATTGCAGGGATACCAGGGCCAGATCCTCCACAGATTTGAAGGGTGTTGAGGCTGCTCTAGAGCACCTGGCCCCACCGA
This genomic window contains:
- the CYP11A1 gene encoding cholesterol side-chain cleavage enzyme, mitochondrial isoform X2, with amino-acid sequence MMLSNPCPNVSPTQRRGETPGAHPRVPGAAVTRASCLERGDKSEATLPLLPPPAPMLARAAPRTGALRGPPCVPARGCHRDRGAAPSLRGGPVPSAPRPFEQVPGDWRGGWLNLYRFWREGGLHHLHHIMARKFQQFGPIYREKLGVYESVNIISPRDAATLFQAEGTLPERFSVPPWVAYRDYRNKPYGVLLKTGQAWRSDRLMLNKEVLSPLAVEGFVPLLSEVGEDFVRRARAQAGKSGREHWTADFTHELFRFALESVCRVLYGERLGLLQDFVDPEAQRFIDAVALMFHTTSPMLYLPPALLRHLNAKTWRDHVWAWDAIFSQADKCIQNVYRDLRLQRKSSKEYMGILCSLIMQDKLPLDDIKASVTEMMAGGVDTTSMTLQWAMFELARSPGVQEQLRAEVLAAKREAGGDRVKMLKTIRLLKAAIKETLRLHPVAVTLQRYTTQEVILQDYCIPPKTLVQVGLYAMGRDAEVFPKPEQFIPQRWLAAGPKHFKGLGFGFGPRQCLGRRIAELEMQLFLMHILENFKIETMRAVEVGTKFDLILIPDKPIYLTLRPLKAQA
- the CYP11A1 gene encoding cholesterol side-chain cleavage enzyme, mitochondrial isoform X1, which codes for MMLSNPCPNVSPTQRRGETPGAHPRVPGAAVTRASCLERGDKSEATLPLLPPPAPMLARAAPRTGALRGPPCVPARGCHRDRGAAPSLRGGPVPSAPRPFEQVPGDWRGGWLNLYRFWREGGLHHLHHIMARKFQQFGPIYREKLGVYESVNIISPRDAATLFQAEGTLPERFSVPPWVAYRDYRNKPYGVLLKTGQAWRSDRLMLNKEVLSPLAVEGFVPLLSEVGEDFVRRARAQAGKSGREHWTADFTHELFRFALESVCRVLYGERLGLLQDFVDPEAQRFIDAVALMFHTTSPMLYLPPALLRHLNAKTWRDHVWAWDAIFSQADKCIQNVYRDLRLQRKSSKEYMGILCSLIMQDKLPLDDIKASVTEMMAGGVDTTSMTLQWAMFELARSPGVQEQLRAEVLAAKREAGGDRVKMLKTIRLLKAAIKETLRLHPVAVTLQRYTTQEVILQDYCIPPKTLVQVGLYAMGRDAEVFPKPEQFIPQRWLAAGPKHFKGLGFGFGPRQCLGRRIAELEMQLFLMHVSIPLRRDLELWKEPGMVPPLVFSTCSFLHHPRSWRTSRSKPCERWK